agaataaaTCACAATTTATAATCtcattataaaattttgtttctATTTCATCAGAAATTTTAGGCTCAACTTCATGCAACattattgatttcattattattaagtattttttaatctCTTGGTTAACAAATTTCTTTGTCTCTATTGAATCAGAAACTAAAAGATTATGTAACTGTTCTGTAATATATTTGGCATATTCAGTTGGCTCTTTAGGATGTTTTTTCCACCAAAAGGTCATATCAAACTCTTGGTTACGGTATCTCTTAAACATCTCTCAACGTTGACcagatatttttgatacTTTAAGATTATCACTTTAccataaatttatatacCACAATTATAAGAGACTTAATTATACGTATATAGTTATGAAGTTATTCTGCGATTGAATATTATGTAACTTCTTAGATTTGATTTTGAGTTTCACTTATTTTGTGACACCGACTTAAGTTCACCGATTATGATGATAGACAGTATCTCGGCAtcataaaatttgattataGTGAAAAAAAGCTTGACATGTTGAATACAACTAAAGTCATATCTTATTAGCATTTTgcatataaaaatatcaaatactTGAATTATATAAGAAATGTAGTATAATACTTAACAATGTTTGTAGTTaggaaaaaaaattttctgaCCTCACTACAacataaatttaaatgcAAACTTACACgaaaaaagatattattcttataatacaaaatgatatatgcattttaaatatttaccCATTCATTAAGTCATCTGTAAAAAACTTGTATGCATTAGTTAATCATTGATTATACCAATAGGGcttatatcaaatattatttgtacAATTGCTTATTAACTAAGTAACTGTCAGAAACAGGAATAACTTAACATATTTGGTATTTGCAACATGTCCTACTTAACGGTAACCTCTCGCTAGTAATTCCTTCTCTAAATTGTACCAGAAGAAACGCACAACTTCAACATCCttaaatcttttatttctatCTATTTCAACTTTTTGTACATTCCACTTTTGAACATTAGGAGGAACCGTATCACCAGTGAAGTGGAAATAGTAACCTTTAGTGTGTTGGAATAAATCTTGAGGTTTGCTCCATTGATAATTGTTAAATTGCCATTCATGGCCAGTAGTAAATACTGCCACAACTCTTTCCCAGTACTCTGGTTTCGTAAACATTCTTGTGTTgtttacaattaaaaatctTATTGGTCTACTTAATCCATCTAGTTTCTTTTCGACTGTCACTAGGTCCTGTTGTAAATTTACAGAAAGATCTCTTGGACTAACATATTTAGAATCTTctaaaaattgtttaatatttgtcAATGTAAAAATGGAAGAAGTTGCTGAAggaattaaaataattggaTCCTTTTGTAGAACAACTTTTTTCTCACGATTTTTAGATATGCCAGTAGATGAAGACTTTCCTTTACTGGAGCGGAGTGATGATTTTATGGACTGGacaatttttaattctgcatctttaattaaataaccAAAATCAATAGGCTTAGAACCACGAAGTTCAGTATTATGATTTAGTAATTCTCTTGTATTTTCTAATGTTTTAGCCAAAACGGCATCAGATGATTTCAGTAATTCGATATTATTAGTAACATTTAAAGTTTCAGCATTAACTGAGCCTTTGGATGGTATTATGTTATTGGATGTAACTGAGGTTGAGCTGTAAGTTTCAGAttgtaaattttcattttctgtTTGACTTTTGGAAgtattatttgtattatcaTCTTGAGTAGCTTCTGTAGAACCTGTGTTCACATAAGATGATTTTTCTAACTGCCCTGATAAccaattaattaaatcagTTCTATGCAAGAACGAAACATTAGTTAATTGTTTAGCTTGACAATCAGATAGATATTCAGCAGCGGTAGAATCTTTATTTAACCAACAATGCACAATTAATCTCAATGGAAGAATATTTCCATCCACTGAAAACTCTGTCAAAGTATCTAGTTTAAAAGCTTTATTTTCGTTATCATCAAATTTGATTATGTCAGCTATAGCAATATCATTTGTTTCATTGTTGtctttatcaaataatttgaaagttTTCTGATTTATAAAAAGGTCCCTAATCTGGTTTAAAATTGACATTAGTCTGTAAACTTTTTTTGACTTTCCTTATAGTTAAAGTAAAACTCTATTTGCCTACAGTAATGGGATGCgtaaaatattaacttATTATGTTGTTAGGATAGTAACTCAATTTATATTGAAGTTTTTAAGTTCTGagttttataataaatgaaaactgtttatattttccaatttattacttttccaaatttttaaaatttctgaaattttatGATTCGGGTAACGGTAAGTATCGATATTTCataaatcaaaatcttCAAATCTCATCGATTAAACACTATTATTTGTacttataataatatatttatataaacagTTAGGTGACATTCTTTATTCAATGGTTAGTTAGGAGTAATTTATTTACCAGTAACAACAATCAGATACTTcttatttaaaaacatCAAGCTAATTGAAGAGATATAAGACTTTTTTTAGTAAAACCAtaagaaaattaatatgGCTAAGAAAGGTAAAAGCAGCTCAAAGGTCTCTACGCCAGTTATAGAGAAAGTTGATACTAAAAAGTCAGGTAAAAAGGGTAAGAAGGGAAAGAGTGAGGAACCAGCTGAATATATAGACCCTAAAGAGGCTAACAGAGCAAAACAGCAACAAAATAGAGCTAAAGTTACCTCTACAGCTAGTTGGACTGGTAAATTACCACATACAATTTTACATGAAAATTgtcaaaaaagaaaatggaATAAGGTCGAATATGATATGAAGAGAATTGGAGACAAAGGTTTAGTTGCAACTGCAGTGATCTCGTATACAGATccaaaaacaaaagaagTTATCACAATTAAAATGCATGATCCAACTTACGACAAAACAACAGGAAAAGGTCTGTCTTTACCTCAAGAGACACCAATGGAGGCTCGACATATTGCAGCCACTATTGCTCTATATCGTATTGCATATAACACTAATATGCAAATGATGTTACCTCCTAATCACAAAAATCTTTGGTATGATCTAAGCGACTATAGAAAAGACCTATTAGAGAGTAACCCAAAAAAGGCAGCTACCTTATTTGATGTGGATCCATTTAAATCAACTTtggaagaaagaaagaaaaaagaacaacaaGAGAAGGAAAGGGATGCTAGATTTCAACAATCTCAAAAGGAAAATAAACGAACGATTgtaatatcaattaattcatcATCTGAAGAtagagaaaaaaataataacaaatcCAGTTCCAAGagtaaaaatttcaaaagtttgAATCAggataaaattaattcgATAAAAAATAGCAATCTTGTATCGTTTCCAAGAAAAGTTTGGGATAACGCCACATTTATTGATTTAAGCGAGACTACGAGACAACTGATAGAGGTATCATTAAAACACTATATTAATTGGAATTACCAACTATATAATGATAAGTATAGTACTCCTCAATCAAAGGAAGCTCGTAAGgctttagaaaataaattgctttcattaaattttagAAAACCACATGTAACAGAAGCGATGCAATACCAAGATCCattatcttttttgttatttaatttgCCAGAGGATGACCTACCACCATTTTTTCATAAGCGTAAAGAAGATTCAGATAATGTTATTGAGATTGCAAAGCTACCATTGGCGACTAGAAACATAATCGATAGATTAGGAGAGAGCGGCTTATCCAAGGACGTCATATTACTTTGCTTGGAACAATGCAATTTTAATGAAGCAGAAGCTGCAGGAATGCTTACATTAAATAGTTTACcttcattaaaaattgataaatctCAATACGTGAGTGAAGAAGGCTCTCGGAATATGTGGgatgaagaattagaaagtTTGAAAAGTATTTACGGTGACTCgatagaaataaataataaggAAGATAGTCTTACAATGGTTTTACTTGAGAAATTCCATTTAAAGGTAAAGTTTTATAAAACTAAATATTATCCTTCAACTTTACCGGGAATAATAGTTTCAACACTTGAAAAATCAGTTACTTTACCAAACTACATAAAACaacaaattatattaaaacttTTGCATTACATTCAAACTATGGAATTACTTAATGACATGATGTTGTATAACATCTATGAATGGTTAGTTGATAATGTtccaaaaattattgaaaaccCTGGCTCGTTATTATCGGATGGTGATCTTGAAAAGtcattattaaacaataGTAAGGAAATTAAAAGTTCAACTTcgaataaaataaagaagaagaatcgTTCCCaacaaaatttattgacAGATAGTGATATTgcaaatttaaaacttgAATATCAGTTAAGAATGAAATCTACAGATTATCAGTTAATGAAAAACAATAGAATGAATCTTCCAGCCTGGAAAGAGCAACAAGTAATCACTGATTTatgttttcaaaatgatGTTATATTGATTACAGGTGAAACTGGTTCAGGTAAATCTA
The sequence above is drawn from the Tetrapisispora phaffii CBS 4417 chromosome 2, complete genome genome and encodes:
- the CDC73 gene encoding Cdc73p (similar to Saccharomyces cerevisiae CDC73 (YLR418C); ancestral locus Anc_4.290), whose product is MSILNQIRDLFINQKTFKLFDKDNNETNDIAIADIIKFDDNENKAFKLDTLTEFSVDGNILPLRLIVHCWLNKDSTAAEYLSDCQAKQLTNVSFLHRTDLINWLSGQLEKSSYVNTGSTEATQDDNTNNTSKSQTENENLQSETYSSTSVTSNNIIPSKGSVNAETLNVTNNIELLKSSDAVLAKTLENTRELLNHNTELRGSKPIDFGYLIKDAELKIVQSIKSSLRSSKGKSSSTGISKNREKKVVLQKDPIILIPSATSSIFTLTNIKQFLEDSKYVSPRDLSVNLQQDLVTVEKKLDGLSRPIRFLIVNNTRMFTKPEYWERVVAVFTTGHEWQFNNYQWSKPQDLFQHTKGYYFHFTGDTVPPNVQKWNVQKVEIDRNKRFKDVEVVRFFWYNLEKELLARGYR